One genomic window of Acidobacteriota bacterium includes the following:
- a CDS encoding TonB-dependent receptor: MKTCRSSFRARAGVALLFAIAASLAGVAAAQESTITIHGTVRTAAGSPLAAAVVSAENGAKTTTDEAGRFALTLARGRHDLRVTHPTYVPARKTLNVEGRLDNVDLVLEPLARFTENVVVAAVRADAEAPITKRDLDRQEIESLNSGQEMPYLLKQVPSLTQYSDAGSPTGYSYLYLRGIPQTRMNITFDGAPLSEPEDSAFYFSNFGDFANAVQSIQVQRGVGTSTVGTASFVGSINFASIDLKDKPEADIRMSSGSFGTNHVSAAGQSGRLGGGFKLYGQAAYQDSNGFREHSGVNQQSVYAGATRDSDASFFKVFGFLGHERTNLAFLAADEDTLKQDRRVNPLGPDERDDFVQGFVNAQYHRALGPSAELSIQGYYNGAGGWYRLRDASIGLLQYGLDWRNLGAMATFHATRNGLDFSWGAHVSTFESQHNRDIVGGLHEYTNHGFKNEINSFAKVISTKGRWHHYADLQVRWARFRYDGVAPLGSVGWTFFNPKIGTRVDLGHGASLYGSVGRAGREPGRSDMLQGEDNASVPYDLRAVLPERVVNVESGVGFSRPGFTAQINAYFMEFRHEIAQTGELSEIGLPLRRNVDRSFRRGVEIDLTWRPWSSLRLRHTATYSYNRIRTWTQFYDIYDTAGTWLTTTSLAHTNVTPLLTPSVLASASADYSPASWLTVSGAGRYVGQSHLDNTGNPAFVAKGFFGLDAVASINLARVLGFAARTAPRLRIQMDNVLDNRNMLPSGYSYLFFTEGAAGRLEPGGTRYYYPLATRSIMVMLDLKL, encoded by the coding sequence ATGAAGACATGTCGATCATCGTTCAGAGCGCGCGCCGGGGTCGCGCTGCTATTCGCGATTGCCGCGAGCCTCGCCGGAGTGGCGGCAGCGCAGGAGTCCACCATCACGATTCACGGAACAGTCCGTACGGCTGCCGGCTCTCCGCTTGCCGCGGCGGTCGTGTCAGCGGAGAACGGAGCCAAGACGACGACCGACGAGGCGGGCCGGTTCGCCCTGACTCTGGCGCGCGGACGGCACGATCTGCGCGTGACGCATCCGACGTATGTGCCGGCCAGAAAGACCCTCAATGTCGAAGGGCGACTCGACAACGTCGACCTGGTCCTCGAGCCGCTGGCCCGGTTCACGGAGAACGTCGTGGTCGCGGCCGTGCGGGCGGACGCCGAAGCGCCAATCACCAAGCGCGATCTCGATCGGCAAGAAATCGAATCGCTGAACTCGGGGCAGGAAATGCCGTACCTGTTGAAGCAGGTGCCCTCGCTCACGCAGTACTCCGACGCCGGCTCCCCAACCGGCTACTCGTACCTCTACCTGCGTGGGATCCCCCAGACACGGATGAACATCACGTTTGATGGCGCCCCGCTCAGTGAGCCCGAGGACTCGGCGTTCTACTTCTCCAACTTCGGCGATTTCGCAAACGCTGTTCAGAGCATCCAGGTGCAGCGGGGGGTCGGCACGTCCACGGTCGGCACGGCCTCGTTTGTCGGATCCATCAACTTTGCCAGCATCGACCTCAAGGATAAACCCGAGGCCGACATCCGAATGAGCAGCGGTTCGTTCGGCACCAACCACGTGAGTGCGGCCGGGCAATCCGGCAGGCTGGGTGGAGGGTTCAAGCTCTATGGCCAGGCGGCCTACCAGGACTCGAACGGCTTCCGTGAGCATTCCGGCGTGAACCAGCAAAGCGTGTACGCAGGGGCCACGCGCGATTCGGACGCGTCCTTCTTCAAGGTTTTCGGTTTTCTTGGGCACGAGCGCACCAACCTGGCGTTTCTCGCGGCTGACGAAGACACACTGAAGCAGGATCGACGCGTCAACCCGCTGGGCCCGGATGAGCGCGACGATTTCGTGCAAGGTTTTGTGAACGCTCAATACCATCGCGCGCTTGGCCCGTCGGCGGAACTGTCGATCCAGGGGTACTACAACGGAGCAGGTGGCTGGTATCGCCTCCGTGATGCGTCGATCGGGCTATTGCAGTACGGGCTCGACTGGCGCAATCTCGGCGCGATGGCGACGTTCCACGCGACGCGCAATGGGCTCGACTTCAGCTGGGGCGCCCATGTCAGTACCTTCGAGAGCCAACACAACCGCGACATCGTCGGTGGCCTGCACGAATACACCAACCACGGCTTCAAGAACGAGATCAACAGTTTCGCCAAGGTGATCTCCACGAAAGGGCGCTGGCATCACTACGCCGATCTCCAGGTTCGGTGGGCCCGCTTCCGCTACGACGGCGTTGCTCCGCTGGGCTCGGTCGGCTGGACGTTCTTCAATCCCAAAATCGGCACACGTGTCGACCTCGGACACGGCGCAAGCCTCTACGGATCGGTGGGCCGGGCGGGCCGGGAACCTGGCAGAAGCGACATGCTGCAAGGCGAGGATAACGCCAGCGTGCCTTACGATCTCAGGGCCGTTTTGCCGGAACGGGTCGTCAACGTCGAGTCGGGCGTCGGCTTCTCGCGTCCCGGCTTCACCGCACAGATCAACGCCTACTTCATGGAGTTCAGGCACGAGATCGCGCAAACAGGCGAACTGTCCGAGATCGGATTGCCGCTGCGCCGCAACGTGGACCGCAGCTTCAGACGCGGCGTCGAGATCGACCTGACATGGCGGCCGTGGTCGTCGCTCCGGCTGCGTCACACGGCCACCTACAGCTACAACCGTATCCGGACCTGGACGCAGTTCTACGACATCTACGACACGGCTGGCACGTGGCTGACGACCACCAGCCTCGCGCACACCAACGTCACACCGCTGCTGACGCCATCGGTGCTGGCGAGTGCGTCGGCTGACTATTCGCCCGCATCGTGGCTCACCGTGAGCGGGGCGGGGCGCTATGTCGGTCAGTCGCACCTCGACAACACCGGGAACCCGGCATTCGTCGCAAAGGGGTTCTTCGGCCTCGACGCCGTGGCGTCGATCAATCTCGCGCGGGTTCTAGGCTTCGCGGCTCGAACTGCGCCACGACTGCGGATCCAGATGGACAATGTCCTCGACAACCGGAACATGCTTCCGAGTGGATACAGCTACTTGTTCTTCACCGAGGGCGCCGCCGGGCGGCTGGAGCCTGGCGGCACCAGGTACTACTACCCGCTTGCCACCCGGAGCATCATGGTGATGCTCGACTTGAAGTTGTGA
- the pnuC gene encoding nicotinamide riboside transporter PnuC: protein MGPFEIVGVVTGILGVWLTTRQKIWCWPVGLVSVIAFIVVFFEAKLYAAMGLQVVYVVLASYGWYAWLHGGTDHGELRVSRISNRILVPLTALGLASTALLGVWLQRRTDEALPFLDAFTTSFSLVAQWMQTRKHLENWSLWVVVDLIYISMSLTQGLRLTAGLYAVYVVLALLGYRDWRRSMTVAREPA, encoded by the coding sequence ATGGGCCCGTTTGAAATCGTCGGCGTCGTCACCGGCATTCTCGGCGTGTGGCTGACGACGCGCCAGAAGATCTGGTGCTGGCCCGTTGGGCTCGTTTCTGTCATTGCGTTCATCGTCGTCTTCTTCGAGGCGAAGTTGTACGCCGCCATGGGGCTCCAGGTCGTCTACGTGGTCCTGGCTTCCTACGGCTGGTACGCGTGGCTCCACGGCGGAACCGACCACGGCGAGTTGCGGGTCTCGCGCATTTCGAATCGAATTCTGGTGCCGTTGACGGCTTTGGGATTGGCATCGACCGCGCTCCTGGGTGTCTGGCTCCAGCGCCGCACCGACGAAGCGCTGCCCTTTCTCGACGCCTTCACCACGTCGTTCAGCCTGGTCGCCCAGTGGATGCAGACGCGCAAGCACCTGGAGAACTGGTCGCTCTGGGTCGTGGTCGACCTGATCTACATCAGCATGAGTCTGACCCAGGGTCTGAGGCTGACGGCGGGCCTGTATGCCGTTTACGTCGTCCTGGCGCTTCTCGGCTACCGCGACTGGCGCCGGTCAATGACGGTGGCCCGGGAGCCGGCATGA
- a CDS encoding ATP-binding protein, with protein MSAWPLVVVLTGSECTGKTTLAGDLAVYFGAPSSPEYVREYLDRKGTPLDASDVSSIAHGQMRVEDEAASSASRLVIRDTDLISTVVYSRHYNGACPPWIADAAKQRLADLYLLLHPDVPWQADGLQHDRPEQRADMHELFRRQLDVSGARVVDIVGSWETRRETAIEAVTQAVARALSAASSA; from the coding sequence ATGAGCGCCTGGCCGCTCGTCGTTGTGCTCACCGGCTCGGAGTGCACCGGGAAGACAACGCTCGCCGGTGACCTGGCGGTATATTTCGGGGCACCCTCGTCGCCGGAGTACGTCCGCGAGTACCTCGACCGCAAGGGCACGCCGCTCGACGCGTCGGATGTGTCGTCGATCGCACACGGACAGATGCGCGTCGAGGACGAAGCGGCCTCGTCTGCGTCGCGTCTGGTCATCAGAGACACCGACCTCATCAGCACCGTGGTCTACAGCCGGCACTACAATGGCGCGTGTCCGCCGTGGATCGCTGATGCAGCGAAGCAGCGGTTGGCGGACCTGTACCTCTTGCTGCACCCGGATGTGCCGTGGCAGGCGGATGGCCTCCAGCACGACAGGCCCGAGCAACGAGCTGACATGCACGAGCTTTTCCGCCGGCAACTGGATGTGTCCGGCGCTCGCGTCGTCGACATTGTTGGATCGTGGGAGACGCGCCGGGAGACTGCGATTGAGGCTGTCACGCAGGCGGTCGCCCGAGCCTTGTCGGCCGCGTCGTCGGCTTGA
- the hypB gene encoding hydrogenase nickel incorporation protein HypB: MHQSVFAANDRMAERNRGFFKALGLLTLNVVSSPGSGKTALLQKTIERLQPAARVGVIVGDLETDNDARRLRTTGAPVVQISTGTLCHLDAEMIARAVGQLDAKTLDILIIENVGNLVCPAEFDLGEDLRVALLSVTEGEDKPLKYPPMFRHAHVVVITKTDLAPHVDFDRASALENIRRVSPNARIFEVSAQTGAGMDKWCDFLKTRQNGNLA, encoded by the coding sequence GTGCACCAGTCCGTCTTTGCGGCCAACGACCGAATGGCCGAGCGCAACCGCGGCTTCTTCAAGGCACTGGGCCTGCTCACGCTGAACGTCGTCTCGTCTCCCGGGTCGGGCAAGACGGCGCTGCTTCAGAAGACGATCGAGCGGCTGCAACCTGCCGCACGCGTGGGTGTCATCGTCGGCGACCTGGAGACCGACAACGACGCGCGGCGGCTGCGCACGACCGGAGCGCCGGTCGTCCAGATTTCCACCGGAACGCTCTGCCACCTGGACGCCGAGATGATCGCGCGCGCCGTGGGGCAGCTTGATGCGAAGACGTTGGACATCTTGATCATTGAGAACGTGGGGAACCTCGTGTGTCCGGCCGAGTTCGATCTCGGTGAGGACCTGCGGGTGGCGCTGCTCTCGGTCACGGAGGGCGAGGACAAGCCGCTCAAGTACCCGCCGATGTTCCGCCATGCCCACGTTGTGGTCATCACGAAGACCGACCTGGCGCCGCACGTCGACTTCGACCGCGCCTCGGCCCTCGAGAACATCCGCCGCGTCAGTCCGAACGCCAGGATCTTCGAAGTGTCGGCACAGACAGGCGCAGGGATGGACAAGTGGTGTGACTTCTTGAAGACGAGGCAGAACGGGAACCTCGCATAG
- the hypA gene encoding hydrogenase maturation nickel metallochaperone HypA: MGIMQSVLEIAESQARSAGAVRIREIRMRVGRMTGVVSEALDHAFTVLRGDTLAAEARLVVEFVPGAFWCMTCADEFEADDLIGGCPTCHVPSFEMRRGRELDVVSLEID, encoded by the coding sequence GTGGGGATCATGCAGTCGGTTCTCGAGATTGCCGAGTCACAGGCCCGATCGGCTGGCGCCGTGCGCATTCGCGAGATTCGGATGCGGGTCGGCCGGATGACGGGCGTCGTCTCCGAAGCGCTGGACCACGCGTTCACCGTGCTGCGCGGGGACACACTGGCCGCGGAAGCGCGGCTCGTCGTTGAATTCGTGCCTGGCGCCTTCTGGTGTATGACGTGCGCCGACGAGTTCGAAGCCGACGATCTGATCGGCGGCTGTCCGACGTGCCACGTGCCCAGCTTCGAGATGCGGCGGGGCCGGGAACTCGACGTCGTATCGCTGGAGATCGATTAG